The proteins below come from a single Oerskovia jenensis genomic window:
- the sufB gene encoding Fe-S cluster assembly protein SufB → MSAPTQDTAGVSQSTGQSDEEIIASIGSYGYGWHDKDDAGATAQRGLSEAVVRNISALKSEPEWMLNYRLKALRLFDKKPMPNWGSDLSGIDFDNIKYFVRSTEKQATSWDDLPEDIKETYDKLGIPEAEKQRLVAGVAAQYESEVVYHQINEELEKQGVIFLDTDTALREHPELFQEYFGTVIPSGDNKFAALNSSVWSGGSFVYVPPGVHVEIPLQAYFRINTENMGQFERTLIIADEGSYVHYVEGCTAPIYSSDSLHSAVVEIIVKKNARVRYTTIQNWSNNVYNLVTKRATAAEGATMEWVDGNIGSKVTMKYPAIYLLGEHAKGETLSIAFAGEGQHQDAGAKMVHAAPHTSSSIVSKSVARGGGRTSYRGLVQVLEGAEHSASTVLCDALLVDQISRSDTYPYVDVREDDVSMGHEATVSRVSEDQLFYLMSRGMAETEAMAMIVRGFVEPIARELPMEYALELNRLIELQMEGSVG, encoded by the coding sequence ATGAGCGCTCCCACCCAGGACACCGCCGGCGTGTCCCAGAGCACCGGCCAGTCCGACGAGGAGATCATCGCCTCGATCGGCTCCTACGGCTACGGCTGGCACGACAAGGACGACGCCGGTGCGACGGCGCAGCGCGGCCTCTCCGAGGCGGTCGTGCGCAACATCTCCGCGCTCAAGAGCGAGCCCGAGTGGATGCTGAACTACCGCCTCAAGGCCCTGCGCCTGTTCGACAAGAAGCCCATGCCCAACTGGGGCAGCGACCTCTCGGGCATCGACTTCGACAACATCAAGTACTTCGTGCGGTCCACCGAGAAGCAGGCCACGTCCTGGGACGACCTGCCCGAGGACATCAAGGAGACCTACGACAAGCTCGGCATCCCCGAGGCGGAGAAGCAGCGCCTCGTCGCCGGCGTCGCGGCCCAGTACGAGTCCGAGGTGGTCTACCACCAGATCAACGAGGAGCTCGAGAAGCAGGGCGTCATCTTCCTCGACACCGACACCGCGCTGCGCGAGCACCCCGAGCTCTTCCAGGAGTACTTCGGCACCGTCATCCCCTCGGGTGACAACAAGTTCGCCGCGCTCAACTCGTCCGTGTGGTCCGGCGGCTCGTTCGTCTACGTCCCCCCGGGCGTCCACGTCGAGATCCCGCTCCAGGCCTACTTCCGCATCAACACGGAGAACATGGGCCAGTTCGAGCGCACGCTGATCATCGCGGACGAGGGCTCGTACGTGCACTACGTCGAGGGCTGCACCGCCCCGATCTACTCGAGCGACTCGCTGCACTCCGCGGTCGTCGAGATCATCGTCAAGAAGAACGCCCGCGTGCGCTACACGACCATCCAGAACTGGTCGAACAACGTGTACAACCTCGTCACCAAGCGTGCGACGGCCGCCGAGGGCGCGACGATGGAGTGGGTCGACGGCAACATCGGCTCCAAGGTCACCATGAAGTACCCCGCGATCTACCTGCTCGGCGAGCACGCCAAGGGCGAGACGCTGTCGATCGCGTTCGCGGGCGAGGGCCAGCACCAGGACGCGGGCGCCAAGATGGTGCACGCCGCCCCCCACACGTCCTCCTCGATCGTCTCGAAGTCCGTGGCGCGAGGCGGTGGGCGCACGTCCTACCGCGGCCTCGTCCAGGTCCTCGAAGGGGCGGAGCACTCCGCCTCCACCGTTCTGTGCGACGCGCTGCTCGTCGACCAGATCTCCCGGTCCGACACCTACCCCTACGTCGACGTCCGCGAGGACGACGTCTCGATGGGTCACGAGGCGACCGTGTCGCGCGTGAGCGAGGACCAGCTGTTCTACCTCATGTCCCGAGGCATGGCGGAGACCGAGGCCATGGCCATGATCGTGCGCGGGTTCGTCGAGCCCATCGCCCGTGAGCTGCCCATGGAGTACGCGCTCGAGCTCAACCGCCTCATCGAACTGCAGATGGAAGGGTCCGTCGGCTAA
- a CDS encoding metal-sulfur cluster assembly factor, whose amino-acid sequence MTTETPAAAAAPTPPTAADVEEAMRDVIDPELGINVVDLGLVYGIQVDQNNHAVIDMTLTSAACPLTDVIEDQTAQSLDGLIDGFRVNWVWMPPWGPEKITQDGKDQLRALGFNV is encoded by the coding sequence ATGACGACCGAGACCCCCGCCGCCGCTGCGGCGCCGACCCCGCCGACCGCGGCCGACGTCGAGGAGGCCATGCGCGACGTCATCGACCCCGAGCTCGGGATCAACGTCGTCGACCTCGGCCTCGTCTACGGCATCCAGGTCGACCAGAACAACCACGCGGTCATCGACATGACGCTCACGTCGGCGGCCTGCCCGCTGACCGACGTCATCGAGGACCAGACGGCGCAGTCCCTCGACGGGCTGATCGACGGCTTCCGGGTCAACTGGGTCTGGATGCCGCCGTGGGGCCCCGAGAAGATCACGCAGGACGGCAAGGACCAGCTGCGCGCGCTGGGGTTCAACGTCTGA
- the sufD gene encoding Fe-S cluster assembly protein SufD, giving the protein MTTTASTTQTEPVGLSTDHSQAVQDGAHSHGVGGTPQGSRAERITSFDPNVITEPTGREEEWRFSPVKRLAPLFSTQLGSAGVRTTVVEAPEVNVAIVGRDDERLGRAGVPGDRTAVTAWNAFAEATVVTIPAEAVASDITSVRIEGLSDEPTATHLLVHAERHSESVVVIDHVGSATLTETVEIVVEDGAHLTVVSVQDWSEGAVHASSHRARIGRDAKLKHVVVTFGGDVVRVTPDAEFTGTGGEVEMVGLYFADADQHQEHRLFVDHAVPSCKSRVTYKGALQGEGAHTVWVGDVLIRTEAEGTDTYELNRNLVLSDGARADSVPNLEIETGLIEGAGHASATGRFDDEQLFYLQARGIPEADARRLVVRGFFAELIQEIGVPSVEERLLTSIEAELAKSMSVIEGR; this is encoded by the coding sequence ATGACTACTACTGCGAGCACCACACAGACCGAGCCGGTCGGCCTGAGCACGGACCACTCCCAGGCCGTCCAGGACGGCGCTCACTCGCACGGGGTCGGCGGCACGCCGCAGGGCTCGCGCGCCGAGCGCATCACCTCGTTCGACCCGAACGTCATCACCGAGCCCACGGGCCGCGAGGAGGAGTGGCGCTTCTCCCCGGTCAAGCGCCTCGCCCCGCTGTTCTCGACCCAGCTCGGCAGCGCCGGCGTGCGCACGACCGTGGTCGAGGCCCCCGAGGTCAACGTCGCGATCGTCGGCCGTGACGACGAGCGCCTCGGCCGTGCGGGCGTCCCGGGCGACCGCACCGCCGTGACCGCGTGGAACGCGTTCGCCGAGGCGACCGTCGTCACGATCCCCGCCGAGGCGGTGGCCAGCGACATCACGTCCGTGCGCATCGAAGGACTGTCCGACGAGCCCACCGCGACGCACCTGCTCGTCCACGCCGAGCGCCACAGCGAGTCCGTCGTGGTCATCGACCACGTGGGCTCCGCGACGCTCACCGAGACCGTCGAGATCGTCGTCGAGGACGGCGCGCACCTCACGGTCGTCTCGGTGCAGGACTGGAGCGAGGGCGCCGTGCACGCGAGCTCGCACCGCGCCCGCATCGGCCGCGACGCCAAGCTCAAGCACGTCGTCGTGACGTTCGGCGGAGACGTCGTCCGTGTGACCCCGGACGCCGAGTTCACCGGTACCGGTGGCGAGGTCGAGATGGTCGGCCTGTACTTCGCGGACGCCGACCAGCACCAGGAGCACCGCCTCTTCGTCGACCACGCCGTGCCGAGCTGCAAGTCGCGCGTCACCTACAAGGGCGCGCTGCAGGGCGAGGGCGCGCACACGGTCTGGGTCGGCGACGTGCTGATCCGTACCGAGGCCGAGGGCACCGACACCTACGAGCTCAACCGCAACCTCGTCCTCTCGGACGGCGCGCGCGCGGACTCGGTGCCGAACCTCGAGATCGAGACGGGCCTCATCGAGGGAGCCGGGCACGCCTCGGCGACCGGCCGCTTCGACGACGAGCAGCTCTTCTACCTGCAGGCGCGCGGCATCCCCGAGGCCGACGCCCGTCGCCTCGTGGTCCGCGGCTTCTTCGCCGAGCTCATCCAGGAGATCGGCGTCCCGTCGGTCGAGGAGCGCCTGCTCACCTCGATCGAGGCCGAGCTCGCCAAGTCGATGAGCGTCATCGAAGGCCGGTGA
- the ypfJ gene encoding KPN_02809 family neutral zinc metallopeptidase, with the protein MTFNEGGSFEGGRVRKGGRGKGPVIAGGGLAAVLVAVVVALLNGGDLGSVLGTVSDQVVQPSGAEDTGQQQFVEECTAEQANTERECRLSATAQSLDTYWAEALPAQVGVEYVLPEVYSFTASTQTGCGAATSAVGPFYCPPDQAVYIDVSFFDELRDRFGSSGGPLAEEYVTAHEFGHHIEQLSGVMASADRSGTGPESDSVRIELMADCLAGMWAGNAATTIDPQTGVPFLQEITPAELKDALSAASAVGDDRIQQSATGSVNPEAWTHGSSEQRQRWFMTGYDGGTFQDCNALEASTL; encoded by the coding sequence GTGACGTTCAACGAGGGTGGTTCATTCGAGGGTGGCCGGGTCCGCAAGGGCGGGCGCGGCAAGGGTCCCGTGATCGCGGGCGGCGGTCTCGCGGCCGTGCTCGTGGCGGTCGTGGTCGCGCTCCTCAACGGTGGTGACCTGGGCAGCGTGCTCGGGACCGTGAGCGACCAGGTGGTCCAGCCCTCCGGGGCCGAGGACACCGGACAGCAGCAGTTCGTCGAGGAGTGCACGGCCGAGCAGGCCAACACCGAGCGGGAGTGCCGGCTGTCGGCGACAGCCCAGTCTCTCGACACCTACTGGGCCGAGGCGCTCCCCGCGCAGGTCGGGGTCGAGTACGTCCTCCCGGAGGTCTACAGCTTCACGGCGTCGACCCAGACGGGGTGCGGCGCGGCGACCAGCGCGGTCGGCCCCTTCTACTGCCCGCCCGACCAGGCCGTGTACATCGACGTCTCGTTCTTCGACGAGCTGCGCGACCGCTTCGGGTCCTCGGGCGGCCCGCTCGCCGAGGAGTACGTCACGGCACACGAGTTCGGTCACCACATCGAGCAGCTCTCCGGCGTCATGGCGTCGGCGGACCGCTCCGGGACCGGCCCGGAGTCCGACTCGGTGCGCATCGAGCTCATGGCCGACTGCCTCGCGGGCATGTGGGCGGGGAACGCGGCCACGACGATCGACCCACAGACCGGCGTGCCGTTCCTCCAGGAGATCACCCCGGCCGAGCTGAAGGACGCCCTCTCGGCAGCCTCCGCCGTGGGCGACGACCGCATCCAGCAGTCCGCGACCGGCTCGGTGAACCCCGAGGCCTGGACCCACGGGTCGAGCGAGCAGCGCCAGCGTTGGTTCATGACGGGCTACGACGGTGGGACGTTCCAGGACTGCAACGCGCTCGAGGCGTCGACGCTCTGA
- the sufC gene encoding Fe-S cluster assembly ATPase SufC, producing the protein MSTLEIRDLHVSVETKEGPKPILRGVDLTINAGETHAIMGPNGSGKSTLAYSIAGHPKYTITSGTVTLDGEDVLAMTVDERARAGMFLAMQYPVEVPGVSVSNFLRTAKTAIDGEAPALRTWVKDVKGAMENLRMDSSFAERSVNEGFSGGEKKRHEILQMELLKPSIAILDETDSGLDVDALRIVSEGVNRAKESTDVGVLLITHYTRILRYIKPDFVHVFVDGRIAEEGGPELADRLENEGYDRFLTTGAATA; encoded by the coding sequence ATGTCCACTCTGGAGATCCGCGACCTGCACGTCAGCGTCGAGACCAAGGAAGGCCCGAAGCCGATCCTGCGCGGCGTCGACCTGACCATCAACGCCGGTGAGACGCACGCGATCATGGGCCCCAACGGCTCGGGCAAGTCGACCCTCGCGTACTCGATCGCCGGCCACCCCAAGTACACGATCACGAGCGGTACCGTGACGCTCGACGGCGAGGACGTCCTCGCGATGACGGTCGACGAGCGTGCCCGTGCGGGCATGTTCCTCGCCATGCAGTACCCGGTCGAGGTCCCCGGCGTGTCCGTCTCGAACTTCCTGCGCACCGCCAAGACCGCGATCGACGGCGAGGCCCCCGCGCTGCGCACGTGGGTCAAGGACGTCAAGGGCGCCATGGAGAACCTGCGCATGGACTCGTCCTTCGCGGAGCGCTCGGTCAACGAGGGCTTCTCCGGTGGTGAGAAGAAGCGCCACGAGATCCTGCAGATGGAGCTCCTCAAGCCGAGCATCGCGATCCTCGACGAGACCGACTCGGGCCTCGACGTCGACGCGCTGCGCATCGTCTCCGAGGGCGTCAACCGCGCCAAGGAGTCCACGGACGTCGGCGTGCTGCTCATCACGCACTACACGCGCATCCTGCGCTACATCAAGCCGGACTTCGTGCACGTGTTCGTCGACGGCCGCATCGCCGAGGAGGGCGGCCCCGAGCTCGCCGACCGCCTCGAGAACGAGGGCTACGACCGCTTCCTGACGACGGGCGCGGCCACGGCCTGA
- a CDS encoding dihydrofolate reductase family protein, with protein sequence MAELLVDFITSLDGYASGEGWPGFWGLEGPEYLGWLQEQPEVTYLMGANTYRLMSGFAAGQMPEGTDEFTADEEASVDELTAARKIVFSSTLTEPLSWANSTLVRGDAVEAVRALKDTEDGILSTIGSLSLARALLRAGLVDRFRVGMFPVITGATGSERVYDGYPDVALEMLEHHTFDTGIQFVEYRPRVLEGPPLAGAEG encoded by the coding sequence ATGGCAGAGCTGCTCGTCGACTTCATCACCTCGCTCGACGGCTACGCGTCGGGCGAGGGCTGGCCGGGATTCTGGGGGCTCGAAGGGCCCGAGTACCTCGGTTGGCTGCAGGAGCAACCCGAGGTCACCTACCTGATGGGTGCCAACACCTACCGATTGATGTCGGGCTTCGCGGCCGGGCAGATGCCCGAGGGGACCGACGAGTTCACGGCCGACGAGGAGGCGTCGGTCGACGAGCTCACGGCGGCGCGGAAGATCGTCTTCTCCAGCACGCTCACCGAGCCGCTGAGCTGGGCCAACTCGACGCTCGTGCGCGGCGACGCCGTGGAGGCGGTCCGCGCCCTGAAGGACACCGAGGACGGCATCCTGAGCACGATCGGCAGCCTCAGCCTCGCGCGGGCGCTGCTGCGGGCCGGGCTCGTCGACCGCTTCCGGGTCGGGATGTTCCCCGTGATCACCGGCGCGACGGGATCCGAGCGGGTCTACGACGGCTACCCCGACGTCGCCCTCGAGATGCTCGAGCACCACACGTTCGACACCGGCATCCAGTTCGTCGAGTACCGCCCGCGGGTGCTGGAGGGTCCACCGCTGGCGGGCGCCGAGGGGTGA
- the sufU gene encoding Fe-S cluster assembly sulfur transfer protein SufU, whose product MSSSLEQMYQQVILDHAKSPHGRGFVDLSEGHLHGESHQINPTCGDEVTMRVEFDTADPKVPTISSVSWEGQGCSISQASLSVLTDLVTGAPVAESEHLGDLFRQLMQSRGKGLDDDLEDELGDATAFTGVAQFPARIKCALLGWAALRDTLATSGVLADAHATQPELDQTTSPQAPQENR is encoded by the coding sequence ATGAGCAGCTCGTTGGAGCAGATGTACCAGCAGGTCATCCTCGACCACGCGAAGTCCCCGCACGGGCGAGGGTTCGTCGACCTGTCGGAGGGTCACCTCCACGGTGAGTCGCACCAGATCAACCCCACGTGCGGCGACGAGGTCACGATGCGCGTCGAGTTCGACACCGCCGACCCGAAGGTCCCGACCATCTCGAGCGTGAGCTGGGAGGGCCAGGGCTGCAGCATCTCGCAGGCCTCCCTGTCCGTGCTCACCGACCTCGTGACCGGCGCGCCCGTGGCGGAGTCCGAGCATCTCGGCGACCTCTTCCGCCAGCTCATGCAGTCGCGCGGCAAGGGACTCGACGACGACCTCGAGGACGAGCTCGGGGACGCCACGGCCTTCACCGGGGTCGCTCAGTTCCCGGCCCGTATCAAGTGCGCGCTGCTCGGCTGGGCCGCGCTGCGTGACACCCTGGCGACGTCGGGGGTCCTCGCAGACGCCCACGCCACCCAGCCCGAGCTCGACCAGACCACGTCCCCGCAGGCACCCCAGGAGAACCGATGA
- a CDS encoding non-heme iron oxygenase ferredoxin subunit, producing MTAQLACMTDDVAPEEALRVELEGESGPVEVAVVRDGDGNWHAISDICSHGAVSLSDGEVEGCFIECWLHGSQFDLRTGMPTALPAMRPVPVYPVTIDGERVLVDIDQTVSPS from the coding sequence ATGACTGCACAGCTTGCTTGCATGACCGACGACGTGGCGCCCGAGGAGGCGCTGCGTGTGGAGCTCGAGGGCGAGAGCGGCCCCGTCGAGGTCGCGGTCGTCCGCGACGGAGACGGGAACTGGCACGCCATCTCGGACATCTGCTCCCACGGCGCGGTCTCGCTGTCCGACGGCGAGGTCGAGGGCTGCTTCATCGAGTGCTGGCTGCACGGCTCGCAGTTCGACCTGCGGACCGGCATGCCCACCGCGCTGCCCGCGATGCGCCCCGTGCCCGTCTACCCGGTCACGATCGACGGCGAGCGCGTGCTCGTCGACATCGACCAGACCGTCTCCCCGTCCTGA
- a CDS encoding cysteine desulfurase — protein sequence MTTTDTVRAGLSATELAAVRADFPLLARTVRGGRPLVYLDSGATSQKPQVVLDTEVDFYEERNAAVHRGAHQLAEEATEAFEDARSAVARFVGADADEIVWTSGATAAINLVTYALSNATIGRGGEAARRFALAPGDEIVLTEAEHHANLVPWQELAARTGAVLRWFGVDDDGRIRVDEADSVITERTRVVAFTHASNVTGAITPVAPIVARAKAVGALTFLDACQSVPHLPVDLHALDVDFAAFSGHKMLGPTGIGALYGRRELLEALPPVTTGGSMIEVVTMTEATYMPPPQRFEAGTQAVAQIVGLGVAAQYLEELGMENVAAHEHDLAVELLTIADVPGVRIIGPATPEDRLAVVSFVVEGVHAHDVGQVLDAAGIAVRVGHHCAQPLHRRFGIAATARASASVYTTSEDVTAFREGLAGVRAFFSVD from the coding sequence ATGACCACCACCGACACCGTGCGGGCCGGGCTGAGCGCCACCGAGCTCGCCGCCGTGCGAGCCGACTTCCCGCTGCTCGCCCGCACGGTGCGGGGTGGCCGTCCGCTCGTCTACCTCGACTCGGGCGCCACGTCGCAGAAGCCGCAGGTCGTGCTCGACACCGAGGTCGACTTCTACGAGGAGCGCAACGCCGCGGTGCACCGCGGCGCGCACCAGCTCGCGGAGGAGGCGACCGAGGCGTTCGAGGACGCCCGGTCCGCGGTGGCCCGCTTCGTGGGGGCCGACGCCGACGAGATCGTCTGGACCTCCGGGGCCACGGCCGCGATCAACCTCGTCACGTACGCGCTGTCGAACGCGACGATCGGCCGCGGGGGAGAGGCGGCCCGCCGCTTCGCCCTGGCGCCGGGCGACGAGATCGTCCTGACCGAGGCCGAGCACCACGCCAACCTCGTGCCGTGGCAGGAGCTCGCCGCGCGCACGGGCGCCGTGCTGCGCTGGTTCGGCGTCGACGACGACGGGCGCATCCGCGTGGACGAGGCGGACTCGGTCATCACCGAGCGCACGCGTGTCGTCGCGTTCACGCACGCCTCGAACGTGACCGGGGCGATCACGCCGGTCGCGCCGATCGTGGCGCGCGCCAAGGCGGTCGGGGCGCTCACGTTCCTCGACGCGTGCCAGTCCGTGCCGCACCTGCCCGTGGACCTGCACGCCCTCGACGTCGACTTCGCGGCGTTCTCGGGGCACAAGATGCTCGGCCCCACGGGCATCGGGGCGCTCTACGGGCGCCGCGAGCTGCTCGAGGCGCTGCCCCCGGTCACGACCGGCGGGTCCATGATCGAGGTCGTCACCATGACCGAGGCCACGTACATGCCGCCGCCCCAGCGCTTCGAGGCCGGCACCCAGGCCGTCGCGCAGATCGTCGGTCTCGGTGTCGCGGCGCAGTACCTCGAAGAGCTCGGGATGGAGAACGTCGCGGCCCACGAGCACGACCTCGCGGTCGAGCTCCTCACGATCGCCGACGTCCCGGGCGTGCGGATCATCGGCCCGGCCACACCGGAGGACCGCCTCGCGGTCGTCTCGTTCGTCGTCGAGGGCGTCCACGCCCACGACGTGGGCCAGGTGCTCGACGCCGCCGGCATCGCGGTGCGGGTCGGTCACCACTGCGCCCAGCCCCTGCACCGCCGGTTCGGGATCGCCGCCACGGCACGTGCCTCGGCCTCGGTCTACACGACGTCCGAGGACGTCACGGCGTTCCGGGAAGGTTTGGCGGGGGTCCGGGCGTTCTTCTCAGTGGACTGA
- a CDS encoding helix-turn-helix transcriptional regulator codes for MSDDARTHRALPTAGPLTLPAGNDTAHGDGDGTTRERVLALIVSDGPVSAASLATDLGLTPAGVRRHLAQLETDGQITVHESGAGTGMRGRPARHYVATNRGQSELSGAYPDLATQALRYLRDVAGEDAVEEFAHRRLEELTDRYASRITADDVAGRAEQLATVLAEDGFAASVRPVAGTATVQLCQGHCPVQHVAEEFPQLCDAEAQVFSQLLGSHVQRLATLAGGGHACTTNVPVLPAATRAPEARDAVGHQTTERRATARGPRAPAHPPARHPEPTGSSTTAPPPPSVVDGTWKE; via the coding sequence ATGAGCGACGACGCACGTACGCACCGCGCCCTGCCGACCGCGGGGCCGCTCACCCTTCCCGCCGGGAACGACACCGCTCACGGTGACGGGGACGGCACCACGCGCGAGCGCGTCCTCGCCCTCATCGTCTCCGACGGTCCCGTGAGCGCGGCCTCGCTCGCGACCGACCTCGGCCTCACGCCCGCCGGCGTCCGCCGCCACCTCGCCCAGCTCGAGACCGACGGTCAGATCACCGTCCACGAGTCGGGCGCGGGCACCGGGATGCGCGGACGACCCGCCCGCCACTACGTCGCCACGAACCGCGGCCAGTCGGAGCTCTCGGGCGCCTACCCCGACCTCGCGACCCAGGCGCTGCGCTACCTGCGCGACGTCGCCGGCGAGGACGCGGTCGAGGAGTTCGCGCACCGCCGCCTCGAGGAGCTCACCGACCGCTACGCGAGCCGCATCACGGCCGACGACGTCGCGGGCCGGGCCGAGCAGCTCGCCACCGTCCTCGCGGAGGACGGGTTCGCGGCGAGCGTGCGACCCGTCGCCGGCACCGCGACCGTCCAGCTCTGCCAGGGGCACTGCCCGGTCCAGCACGTCGCCGAGGAGTTCCCCCAGCTCTGCGACGCCGAGGCCCAGGTCTTCTCCCAGCTCCTCGGCTCGCACGTCCAGCGGCTCGCGACCCTCGCGGGCGGCGGGCACGCGTGCACCACCAACGTCCCCGTGCTCCCCGCGGCGACCCGCGCACCCGAGGCGCGCGACGCCGTCGGGCACCAGACCACCGAACGCCGTGCCACCGCGCGCGGACCGCGCGCCCCGGCGCACCCCCCAGCACGACACCCCGAACCGACAGGTTCATCGACCACCGCCCCACCGCCCCCCTCCGTCGTCGACGGAACGTGGAAGGAATGA